One Streptomyces sp. V4I8 genomic window carries:
- a CDS encoding sialate O-acetylesterase, producing MKVVLEGHSDVKRKTFPKMLVTFMVAALHCSALSTYAYAKQPDPGYDVVLLAGQSNMVGWGTGRDNPADAAVHPRVFQWHPNRGIIPARDPLVHQGPSNRIGMGITFGKAFAQSLPSNRKVLLVGAAWGGTSVISGLWKPGGKLFNGAVARANSAMAAAGPGARFAGILWHQGESDVINGGAPTYEASLNDIIWTFRSSITGASARTPFIAGEFARTWISSLNGTRLDAARTILDVFHTLPQRVPHTSWVSSAGLRSNATEAVHFSALSQRALGRRYAHALIDLTWCSITDAESTTKERGTTNDTADYGRVRGTIRAMR from the coding sequence ATGAAAGTTGTTTTAGAGGGCCACTCCGACGTGAAGCGGAAGACCTTCCCCAAAATGCTGGTCACTTTTATGGTGGCCGCCTTGCATTGCAGCGCCCTGAGCACTTACGCATACGCAAAGCAGCCCGATCCGGGCTACGACGTAGTTCTCCTGGCCGGACAATCCAACATGGTCGGCTGGGGCACTGGCCGGGATAATCCGGCGGATGCGGCCGTCCATCCGCGAGTATTCCAGTGGCATCCGAATCGGGGAATTATCCCCGCGCGTGACCCCCTCGTACATCAAGGTCCGTCAAACCGTATCGGAATGGGGATCACTTTTGGAAAAGCATTCGCCCAGTCACTGCCGAGCAATCGGAAAGTGCTGCTGGTTGGTGCGGCCTGGGGTGGAACCAGTGTCATCTCTGGGCTTTGGAAGCCGGGTGGAAAGCTCTTCAATGGTGCTGTCGCGCGGGCGAATTCAGCCATGGCTGCCGCCGGCCCTGGGGCAAGATTTGCTGGAATCCTGTGGCACCAGGGAGAGAGTGATGTGATCAATGGTGGAGCGCCTACTTATGAGGCAAGCTTGAACGACATTATCTGGACCTTCCGTTCATCAATCACCGGCGCCAGCGCCCGAACTCCATTCATTGCCGGTGAATTCGCCAGAACTTGGATCTCAAGCCTGAATGGTACAAGGCTTGACGCGGCGCGCACCATCCTGGACGTCTTCCATACGCTCCCTCAACGCGTTCCCCACACATCGTGGGTGAGCAGCGCAGGACTGCGCTCCAATGCGACCGAAGCGGTCCACTTCAGTGCATTATCGCAACGCGCTTTGGGGCGACGATACGCCCACGCTTTGATCGACCTCACCTGGTGCAGCATCACCGACGCGGAATCAACGACGAAGGAGCGCGGCACCACGAACGACACCGCGGACTACGGCAGGGTACGGGGCACCATCAGGGCCATGAGGTAG
- a CDS encoding endonuclease/exonuclease/phosphatase family protein yields the protein MVLAAVLLGMTVPLPASADPSNAMRLNRLDYQANQQITVTYTTTRSSSRNWVGIYADPGNGPVNDQYLGGSLNWKYAPGASGRISIPASGLRAGAYVAYYLHNNGYTWLANPVKFRITNAARTPTGSMSLDRFDHPAGTPVSVTYRTSRPTPRNWVGIFTDPGNGPVNDRFVGRATKWAYAAGSSGRLTIPTDGLSPGHYVAYYLYNDGYRRMASPLKFRILPSTAATTLKVMSFNTKGAATRVTDGPTKATKFIASSGADVVALQETEGYFARNLARTLGWYYHQGTRSVGIISRYAITQTFGPMLDDSGIGVRLSLGAGKEAVVWSVHLHAGNYGPYNACFKGMTPAQIEDIERNSSRRVMQINEPPRVP from the coding sequence GTGGTCCTGGCCGCCGTGTTACTGGGAATGACGGTTCCGCTGCCTGCCTCGGCAGACCCTTCCAACGCGATGAGACTGAACCGGCTCGACTATCAGGCGAACCAGCAGATCACCGTCACCTACACCACGACCCGGTCCAGCTCCCGCAACTGGGTCGGCATCTACGCCGATCCCGGCAACGGCCCGGTCAACGACCAGTACCTCGGCGGCTCGCTGAACTGGAAGTACGCTCCCGGCGCCTCCGGCCGGATCTCCATCCCGGCCTCCGGCCTCAGAGCCGGCGCCTACGTGGCCTACTACCTCCACAACAACGGCTACACCTGGCTGGCGAACCCGGTGAAGTTCCGCATCACGAACGCCGCACGGACACCCACCGGCTCGATGAGCCTGGACCGGTTCGACCACCCGGCCGGCACCCCGGTATCGGTCACCTACCGCACCAGCCGGCCCACCCCCCGCAACTGGGTGGGCATCTTCACCGATCCCGGCAACGGCCCGGTCAACGACCGGTTCGTCGGGCGCGCGACCAAGTGGGCATACGCCGCAGGCTCCTCCGGCCGCCTGACGATCCCGACCGACGGCCTCAGCCCAGGCCACTACGTCGCGTACTACCTCTACAACGACGGCTACCGCCGAATGGCCAGCCCCCTAAAATTCCGCATCCTGCCCTCCACCGCGGCCACCACACTGAAAGTGATGTCCTTCAACACCAAGGGTGCCGCCACCCGGGTAACCGACGGTCCCACCAAAGCCACCAAGTTCATCGCTTCCAGCGGCGCGGACGTGGTGGCCCTACAGGAAACCGAGGGGTACTTCGCCAGGAACCTGGCACGAACCCTGGGCTGGTACTACCACCAAGGCACCCGCAGCGTTGGGATCATCAGCAGGTACGCCATCACACAGACCTTCGGCCCGATGCTGGACGATTCGGGAATCGGGGTCCGGCTCAGCCTGGGCGCCGGCAAAGAAGCCGTGGTGTGGTCGGTCCACCTGCACGCTGGAAACTACGGACCGTACAACGCTTGCTTCAAGGGCATGACGCCGGCCCAGATCGAGGACATCGAGCGCAATTCCTCGCGTCGGGTCATGCAGATCAATGAACCGCCCCGGGTTCCATAG
- a CDS encoding IS4 family transposase encodes MYAPGHLGELTQIVDFALVDAVLEETGTRERRVRLLPSRVVVYFVLALALFEQDSYRGVWGKLVAGLEGLSLVRPAVSSLSRARRRIGAAPLRRLLETLAGPVAYRGQVGVFYRGLRTVAVDGTLLHVPDDEAVTWRYPKRSGESMEFGYPLLRLLVVVECGTRAILAAAFGPESDGELAYAGRLLGVLDRSMLLLADAAFDATAFLRDVKTSGAQFLIRSSARRVPTPFRHLGDGSYLARLGYGVLPVLLEVRVIEAQVTVSLADGTVRCEQWRLLTSLLDPIRYPADELVRLYHDREAYSRGHQPFL; translated from the coding sequence GTGTACGCGCCTGGGCATCTGGGTGAGTTGACACAGATTGTGGACTTCGCGCTGGTGGACGCGGTGCTGGAGGAGACCGGGACGCGTGAGCGCAGGGTGCGGCTGTTGCCGTCGCGGGTGGTGGTGTACTTCGTCCTGGCGCTGGCCCTGTTCGAGCAGGACTCCTACCGGGGTGTCTGGGGCAAGCTGGTGGCCGGCCTGGAGGGCTTGTCCCTGGTACGCCCTGCCGTGTCCTCGCTGTCGAGGGCGCGGCGGCGGATAGGGGCCGCGCCGCTGCGGCGTCTGTTGGAGACGCTGGCCGGGCCGGTCGCCTACCGCGGCCAGGTCGGCGTGTTCTACCGCGGGTTACGCACGGTGGCCGTGGACGGCACCTTGCTGCACGTGCCCGATGACGAGGCTGTCACCTGGCGCTATCCCAAACGCAGCGGGGAGAGTATGGAGTTCGGCTACCCGTTGCTGCGGCTGCTGGTTGTGGTCGAGTGCGGCACCCGCGCCATTCTGGCGGCTGCCTTCGGCCCCGAATCCGATGGCGAACTCGCCTATGCCGGCCGCCTGCTGGGTGTCCTGGACCGCTCCATGCTGCTGCTGGCCGATGCCGCCTTCGACGCAACTGCGTTCCTGCGCGACGTGAAGACCAGCGGCGCGCAGTTCCTCATCCGTTCCTCAGCCCGCCGGGTGCCCACCCCCTTCCGGCACCTGGGCGACGGCTCCTATCTGGCCCGGCTCGGCTACGGCGTCCTGCCCGTACTCCTGGAGGTGCGGGTCATCGAGGCTCAGGTCACCGTGAGCCTGGCCGACGGAACGGTCCGCTGTGAGCAGTGGCGGCTGCTCACCAGTCTGCTCGACCCCATCCGCTATCCGGCCGACGAGCTGGTACGGCTCTACCATGATCGGGAGGCTTATTCACGGGGTCACCAGCCGTTCTTGTAG
- a CDS encoding transposase family protein, protein MSWNVTAGLDKDQLDGLVVRVHQALVEDPDPAVSPARMWSLGLYRSVVLVLFLLRQNPVQEAAAELFGVSQATVSRRWTGLLPVVEKALAGHVPDPVEASAGRIVLIDGTLVTTWDWASEGTAMFSGKHRDTGFNLQIAATLSGDLLAVSEPVPGSRHDMYAWRQSHFPETFAERQSMGDLGYVGSGMLTARRKPPGQQRPTGAKIYNRSISSLRAAIERAIAHLKDWKILATRYRGPLAKFPLVAKTVTALTFYKKGW, encoded by the coding sequence TTGAGCTGGAACGTTACGGCAGGGTTAGACAAGGATCAACTGGACGGGCTGGTGGTGCGGGTCCATCAGGCGCTCGTGGAGGACCCGGATCCTGCGGTGTCTCCGGCGCGGATGTGGTCGCTGGGCCTGTACCGGTCGGTGGTCCTGGTGCTGTTCCTCCTGCGGCAGAACCCCGTCCAGGAAGCGGCGGCGGAACTGTTCGGTGTCAGCCAGGCCACTGTTTCCCGGCGGTGGACGGGGCTGCTTCCGGTGGTGGAGAAGGCCCTCGCCGGGCATGTCCCTGATCCTGTGGAAGCCTCAGCCGGCCGGATCGTGCTCATCGACGGGACCCTGGTCACCACGTGGGACTGGGCGAGCGAAGGCACCGCTATGTTCTCCGGCAAGCATCGTGACACAGGCTTCAACCTGCAGATCGCCGCCACGCTGTCCGGAGACCTGCTCGCGGTGTCCGAGCCTGTCCCGGGCTCCCGCCACGACATGTACGCCTGGCGCCAGTCCCACTTCCCGGAGACCTTCGCAGAACGGCAGAGCATGGGCGATCTTGGGTACGTGGGTTCCGGCATGCTCACCGCGAGACGCAAACCACCTGGTCAGCAACGCCCCACTGGCGCCAAGATCTACAACCGGAGCATCAGCAGCCTCCGCGCCGCCATTGAGCGAGCGATCGCACACCTGAAGGACTGGAAGATCCTCGCGACCCGCTACCGCGGCCCCCTGGCCAAGTTCCCCCTCGTCGCCAAAACCGTCACCGCCCTCACCTTCTACAAAAAGGGCTGGTGA
- a CDS encoding transposase — translation MGSKQQKYDAEFREGAVRIVIETGKPIPEVAEDLGVHPGTLHSWVSRWRRNGSASSDRPAPAASGGRLREGERAELERLRREMNEKNKRIRELEMERDVFKQCMALWVK, via the coding sequence ATGGGGTCCAAGCAACAGAAGTACGACGCCGAGTTCCGTGAAGGTGCTGTACGCATCGTGATCGAGACGGGCAAGCCGATCCCGGAGGTCGCCGAGGATCTCGGAGTGCATCCGGGGACGCTGCACAGCTGGGTCTCACGCTGGAGGAGGAACGGCTCGGCCTCCTCCGACCGGCCCGCGCCCGCCGCCTCGGGCGGCCGGCTGCGGGAGGGTGAACGCGCTGAGCTGGAGCGGCTGCGCCGGGAGATGAACGAGAAGAACAAGCGCATCCGCGAGCTGGAGATGGAACGTGACGTCTTCAAACAGTGCATGGCCTTGTGGGTGAAGTAG
- a CDS encoding IS3 family transposase, with protein sequence MGEVAAADPARLAGVISDCKAEKNIPHTTSCRVLGVSESWFYKWKDRPVTAREVRRGQLAEAVRRVFDASGGTYGSPKVWITLVRQGWRVSVNTVAKTMAELGLAGRKVRRRRGLTRPGRRAAAPDFVRRDFSADAPDQVWCGDMTEIVTGEGKLYLATVIDLFSRRLLGYAMGARHDAELVVASLHMAAATRGGDVKGVIFHSDRGSEYVSRRFKRVCRRLGVTQSMGRVGSCFDNAVSEAFNSVLKVEYIYRHTFDTRTEARLKIATWITGFYNTRRLHSVCEYHSPIDYEHMHRTGSALELAA encoded by the coding sequence GTGGGTGAAGTAGCTGCCGCGGACCCGGCCCGGCTGGCCGGGGTGATCAGCGACTGCAAGGCCGAGAAGAACATTCCGCACACCACGTCCTGCCGGGTGCTGGGCGTGAGCGAGTCGTGGTTCTACAAGTGGAAGGACAGGCCTGTCACCGCCCGCGAAGTGCGGCGCGGACAGCTGGCCGAGGCCGTCCGGCGCGTCTTCGACGCCTCGGGCGGCACCTACGGCTCCCCGAAGGTGTGGATCACGCTCGTCAGGCAGGGATGGCGCGTCTCGGTGAACACCGTCGCGAAGACCATGGCCGAGCTGGGCCTGGCCGGACGGAAGGTACGCCGGCGTCGCGGGCTCACCCGCCCCGGTAGGCGGGCCGCGGCGCCGGACTTCGTGCGCCGCGACTTCAGCGCGGATGCCCCGGACCAAGTCTGGTGCGGCGACATGACCGAGATCGTCACGGGTGAGGGCAAGCTCTACCTGGCCACGGTGATCGACCTGTTCTCACGCCGCCTGCTCGGTTACGCGATGGGCGCTCGCCACGATGCCGAACTCGTCGTGGCCTCACTGCACATGGCCGCAGCCACCCGCGGAGGCGACGTGAAAGGCGTGATCTTTCACAGCGACAGGGGCAGCGAGTACGTCTCCCGCCGGTTCAAGCGGGTCTGCCGCCGTCTCGGCGTGACCCAGTCCATGGGACGCGTCGGCTCATGTTTCGACAACGCCGTCAGCGAGGCATTCAACAGCGTCCTCAAGGTCGAATACATCTACCGGCACACCTTCGACACCCGTACCGAGGCCCGGCTGAAGATCGCCACGTGGATCACCGGCTTCTACAACACCCGCCGACTACACAGCGTATGCGAGTACCACAGCCCGATCGACTACGAACATATGCATCGGACCGGCTCCGCCCTGGAGCTGGCCGCCTAG
- a CDS encoding transposase family protein, translated as MLFLLRQNPVQQAAAELFHISQATVSRRWTTLLPVVETALAEHVPDPADASHGRIVLVDGTLVTTWDWASEGTTMFSGKHRDTGFNLQVAATLSGDLLAVSAPVPGSRHDMYAWRQSHFPKAFADRESMGDLGYVGSGMLTARRKPPGQERPVKDKVFNQSIGKLRAAVERAIAHLKDWKVLATRYRGPLTRFPLVAKTVTALAFYKNGW; from the coding sequence GTGTTGTTCCTGCTGCGGCAGAACCCCGTCCAGCAAGCGGCGGCGGAACTGTTCCACATCTCCCAGGCCACCGTCTCGCGCCGGTGGACCACGCTGCTCCCGGTGGTGGAGACGGCCCTGGCCGAGCATGTGCCCGACCCCGCCGACGCCTCACACGGCAGGATCGTCCTGGTCGACGGGACCCTGGTCACCACGTGGGACTGGGCGAGCGAGGGCACCACGATGTTCTCCGGCAAGCATCGTGACACAGGCTTCAACCTGCAGGTCGCCGCCACTCTCAGCGGGGACCTGCTCGCCGTCTCCGCGCCGGTACCCGGCAGTCGGCACGACATGTACGCCTGGCGCCAGTCCCACTTTCCCAAAGCCTTCGCCGACCGGGAGAGCATGGGGGATCTGGGCTATGTCGGCTCCGGCATGCTCACCGCCCGCCGCAAGCCACCCGGTCAGGAACGCCCCGTCAAAGACAAGGTGTTCAACCAGAGCATCGGCAAGCTCCGCGCCGCCGTCGAACGAGCGATCGCACATCTGAAGGACTGGAAGGTCCTCGCCACTCGCTATCGCGGCCCTCTCACCCGGTTCCCCCTCGTCGCCAAGACCGTCACCGCCCTCGCCTTCTACAAGAACGGCTGGTGA
- a CDS encoding IS701 family transposase → MEAYAARFDDLFSTLAQRRGFREYLAGLLLPRDRNKTLTCLAGTEPVVGAQHAAAQRLQFFLSESTWDREVVNARRLELLLADAATAPHPGGVLVVDDSGDRKDGHATAHVGKQYLGSVGKIDRGVVTVTTCWADERVYYPLHAVPYTPAHHFPRRKSDPAFRTKLQIGALLARQAAEAGVSFRAVAADCAYGDHDSFRRELSDAHLPFVMALKRGHGSWQYKDAFRPVDAARELAWRGPEQPGDWQPVTRAFRDGRTTTWWAADAQLGWWGPNGAIRLVVATTDPATLPENATWYLATNLPRPGSPREQHSRHPAADLTEVVRIYGLRHWVEQSYKQVKDELGWADFQVRSDTAIRRHQTLVNCAFSFCWNTWFTPDPPPPALAGPPSAPDALSGPAERGRTRVPAAPTGLLAPGTTGRPWLADALGHAATLLAGMVTQTPARSTPGADQHRRLRQTS, encoded by the coding sequence TTGGAAGCGTACGCTGCCCGGTTCGATGACCTCTTCTCCACGCTGGCTCAGCGCCGGGGGTTTCGCGAGTACCTGGCCGGGCTGCTGCTGCCGCGGGACCGGAACAAGACACTCACCTGCCTGGCCGGTACGGAACCCGTGGTCGGTGCCCAGCACGCGGCAGCCCAGCGGCTGCAGTTCTTCCTGTCCGAGTCGACCTGGGACCGGGAAGTGGTCAACGCCCGCCGCCTGGAGCTGTTGCTGGCCGATGCGGCCACTGCCCCGCACCCGGGCGGGGTACTGGTCGTCGACGACTCCGGTGACCGCAAGGACGGTCATGCGACCGCGCACGTGGGCAAGCAGTACCTGGGCTCGGTCGGGAAGATCGACCGCGGTGTGGTCACCGTGACCACGTGCTGGGCGGACGAGCGGGTCTACTACCCGCTGCACGCCGTCCCCTACACCCCCGCCCACCACTTCCCGCGCCGCAAGAGTGATCCCGCATTCCGTACGAAGCTGCAGATCGGGGCCCTCCTGGCCCGTCAGGCCGCAGAAGCAGGGGTGTCCTTCCGGGCGGTAGCAGCCGACTGTGCCTACGGCGACCACGACAGCTTCCGCCGTGAACTGTCCGACGCCCACTTGCCATTCGTGATGGCCCTCAAACGAGGCCACGGCAGCTGGCAGTACAAAGATGCCTTCCGGCCCGTCGATGCCGCCCGCGAGCTGGCCTGGCGGGGTCCCGAGCAGCCCGGTGACTGGCAGCCGGTCACCCGCGCTTTCCGCGACGGCCGCACCACCACCTGGTGGGCCGCCGACGCCCAGCTGGGCTGGTGGGGGCCCAACGGCGCGATCCGGCTGGTCGTGGCCACCACCGACCCGGCCACCCTGCCCGAGAACGCCACCTGGTACTTGGCCACCAACCTGCCCCGCCCCGGCTCACCCCGCGAGCAGCACAGCCGGCACCCGGCCGCTGACCTCACCGAAGTCGTGCGGATCTACGGGCTGCGGCACTGGGTCGAACAGAGCTACAAACAGGTCAAGGACGAACTCGGCTGGGCCGACTTCCAGGTCCGCTCCGACACCGCCATCCGCCGCCACCAGACCCTCGTGAACTGTGCGTTCAGCTTCTGCTGGAACACCTGGTTCACCCCCGACCCACCTCCGCCCGCCCTGGCCGGCCCGCCATCCGCTCCCGACGCACTGTCAGGACCGGCAGAGAGGGGGAGAACCCGCGTCCCAGCAGCACCGACCGGCCTGCTGGCCCCAGGCACTACGGGCCGTCCGTGGCTGGCTGACGCCCTGGGCCACGCTGCAACGCTACTGGCGGGCATGGTCACCCAAACCCCCGCCCGCAGCACTCCAGGAGCTGATCAACACCGTCGGCTCCGGCAGACCTCTTGA
- a CDS encoding integrase core domain-containing protein translates to MTLLDAAGIAASIGSVGDAYDNALMESTIGLFKTELIKPQRPWKTLSQVELATAEWADWYNHRRLHGEIGHVPPVEYEANYYTELTKPQVTTTV, encoded by the coding sequence ATAACCCTCCTGGACGCCGCCGGCATCGCGGCGAGCATCGGATCCGTCGGTGACGCGTACGACAACGCCCTGATGGAGTCCACGATCGGCCTGTTCAAGACCGAGTTGATCAAGCCCCAGCGGCCCTGGAAGACGCTCTCCCAGGTCGAGTTGGCCACCGCCGAGTGGGCCGACTGGTACAACCACCGAAGACTCCACGGTGAGATAGGCCACGTCCCGCCCGTCGAATACGAAGCCAACTACTACACGGAACTCACGAAACCCCAGGTCACAACCACAGTCTGA
- a CDS encoding IS1634 family transposase → MRTTKRENKSGTVRYLHLAHNEWDPVKGRAVPKVLFTFGREDELDRDAIRRLVASLSRLLEPGEALEAGTTPGLEFTGSVPFGGAYVLDHLWHRLKIDQIVSGVGQPKRGRPRDMSATERVLFALVANRALAPSSKLAAAEWITHDVHIDSLPEAGEQSCYRAMDWLHEVKDDLEKQVFDEVANLLNLEVDLLFFDTTSTYFELEEPDESVARDEKGHRRDDAGDEGQDVGDAAKPAGFRTHGKSKDSRDDLPQIVIGLAVTRDGIPVRVWSWPGNASDQTLIRQVKDDMRDWTLSKIVWVADRGFSSDRNRRYLRSGTDAYIIGEKLRTTSPEVKQALSRQGRYQDITGHMRVKEVRISDTERFVICHNPEAADRDQHMREQLVAQLQELIADTDKLSDFKRGELRGKIAAKPGLNRYLRTTPAGKLRIDQARIKTEENLDGKYLLRSSDPKLSAEDIARGYKALLEVERGWRDMKQVIDLRPVYHRLEERIRAHVLLCWLALLLIRIAETTTGDTWPRIRRELDRLHLGTFTGPTGTFQQVTTPTKPQQDLLTKLQIPTPKQIAGLQPAPR, encoded by the coding sequence GTGAGGACGACCAAGCGGGAGAACAAGTCCGGGACGGTGCGGTACCTGCACCTGGCCCACAACGAGTGGGACCCGGTCAAGGGCCGGGCCGTGCCGAAGGTGCTGTTCACCTTCGGCCGGGAGGACGAGTTGGACCGCGACGCGATCCGGCGGCTGGTCGCGTCCTTGTCGCGGCTGCTGGAGCCCGGCGAGGCCCTGGAAGCGGGCACCACGCCGGGGCTGGAGTTCACCGGCTCGGTCCCGTTCGGCGGGGCCTACGTCCTGGACCACCTGTGGCACCGACTGAAGATCGACCAGATCGTGTCCGGGGTCGGGCAGCCCAAGCGGGGGCGGCCCCGGGACATGTCCGCGACCGAGCGGGTGTTGTTCGCGCTGGTCGCCAACCGCGCGCTGGCCCCGTCCTCGAAGCTCGCCGCCGCCGAGTGGATCACCCACGACGTGCACATCGACTCGCTGCCCGAGGCCGGCGAGCAGTCCTGCTACCGGGCGATGGACTGGCTCCACGAGGTCAAGGACGACCTGGAGAAGCAGGTCTTCGACGAGGTCGCGAACCTGCTGAACCTGGAAGTGGACCTGCTGTTCTTCGACACCACCAGCACCTACTTCGAACTCGAGGAACCCGACGAGTCCGTCGCCCGCGACGAGAAGGGCCACCGCCGGGACGACGCCGGCGACGAGGGCCAGGACGTCGGGGACGCGGCCAAGCCGGCCGGGTTCCGCACGCACGGCAAGTCGAAGGACTCCCGCGACGACCTGCCCCAGATCGTGATCGGCCTGGCGGTCACCCGCGACGGCATCCCGGTCCGCGTCTGGTCCTGGCCCGGAAATGCCTCGGACCAGACCCTGATCCGGCAGGTCAAGGACGACATGCGCGACTGGACCCTCTCCAAGATCGTGTGGGTCGCCGACCGCGGCTTCTCATCTGACCGCAACCGCCGCTACCTGCGCAGCGGCACCGACGCCTACATCATCGGCGAGAAGCTCCGCACCACATCCCCCGAGGTCAAGCAGGCCCTGTCCCGGCAGGGCCGCTACCAGGACATCACCGGCCACATGCGCGTCAAGGAGGTACGGATCAGCGACACCGAACGGTTCGTCATCTGCCACAACCCCGAAGCCGCCGACCGCGACCAGCACATGCGCGAGCAACTCGTCGCCCAACTCCAAGAGCTGATCGCCGACACCGACAAGCTCAGCGACTTCAAGCGCGGCGAACTGCGCGGCAAGATCGCCGCCAAGCCCGGCCTGAACCGCTACCTGCGCACCACCCCCGCCGGCAAGCTCCGCATCGACCAGGCCAGGATCAAGACCGAGGAGAACCTCGACGGCAAGTACCTTCTGCGATCCTCCGACCCCAAGCTCTCCGCCGAGGACATCGCGCGCGGCTACAAGGCCCTCCTGGAAGTCGAACGCGGCTGGCGCGACATGAAGCAGGTCATCGACCTGCGGCCCGTCTACCACCGCCTCGAAGAACGCATCCGCGCCCACGTCCTGCTGTGCTGGCTCGCCCTCCTGCTCATCCGCATCGCCGAGACCACCACCGGCGACACCTGGCCCAGGATCCGCCGCGAACTCGACCGCCTCCACCTGGGCACCTTCACCGGCCCCACCGGCACGTTCCAGCAGGTCACCACCCCCACCAAGCCCCAGCAGGACCTCCTCACCAAGCTGCAGATCCCCACCCCCAAGCAGATCGCCGGCCTTCAGCCCGCACCACGCTGA
- a CDS encoding terpene synthase, with protein MEGALPEVAAVRLAGLLPYLEEPQSVAPYQFNEPTREAGSPVACAVRDALHHANVLGTPAQVGRLRREYVAMCLAMAGESSYRVAQRTPTLWEYLAQRPFNGAMACLAAIDVAEGYELSARDYDRPDVRALTLLASSLILHVNDLYSSHKESVSRARTTSLPTLFCTELGRTTEEAVSEVVRLHNQQMQIYLAREEEIAAYASPELSRYLTGLRGWIGGSLQWHAMTGRYHKREGRPSPSGFLPAR; from the coding sequence ATAGAAGGCGCCCTGCCCGAAGTTGCTGCCGTACGGCTTGCCGGCCTGCTGCCCTACCTGGAGGAGCCACAGTCAGTGGCGCCGTATCAGTTCAATGAGCCAACCCGTGAGGCTGGATCTCCGGTTGCCTGCGCGGTGAGGGATGCTCTGCATCATGCCAACGTTCTTGGTACGCCCGCGCAGGTCGGCCGTCTCCGACGTGAGTACGTGGCCATGTGTCTGGCCATGGCAGGGGAGAGCTCTTACAGAGTGGCACAGCGAACGCCGACGCTGTGGGAATACCTCGCCCAGCGGCCATTCAACGGAGCGATGGCGTGTCTGGCGGCTATCGACGTTGCAGAAGGATACGAACTCAGCGCACGGGATTATGACCGCCCCGACGTAAGAGCCCTGACCCTCCTCGCGTCCTCGTTGATTCTTCACGTCAACGACCTCTACTCAAGCCATAAAGAGTCTGTCTCGCGGGCCCGGACAACCAGTCTCCCGACCTTGTTCTGCACTGAGTTGGGTCGGACTACGGAAGAAGCGGTCAGCGAGGTCGTGCGTCTCCATAATCAGCAGATGCAGATCTACCTGGCGAGGGAAGAGGAGATCGCTGCTTACGCGTCGCCGGAGCTGTCCCGCTATCTCACTGGGCTGCGTGGATGGATCGGGGGGAGCCTTCAATGGCACGCCATGACTGGGCGCTATCACAAGCGGGAAGGCCGGCCCTCCCCTTCAGGGTTTTTGCCTGCACGGTGA